From Homalodisca vitripennis isolate AUS2020 chromosome 1, UT_GWSS_2.1, whole genome shotgun sequence, the proteins below share one genomic window:
- the LOC124355714 gene encoding uncharacterized protein LOC124355714, with translation MDCLIRFLLLLSPLSGLLAVPVEVPVFELAQPFWDNACGITPSPPPTDLIDSLDSTEDEQDEFSEGNISWHEQLAKSLQKVRHQLKTARELLVYKEFDKLYIEVRRGVLDRQYIPNWVPSKGDVEAILAVETFTANEIARYLPVLLTDLQKFAVAFEQIYRDEYLSYDYSPRQQALHDLIGTLKQTLCEIESALWSLDLSFGPAVGRTIMSQKERDVPDFTHRMIRDNGVLFKYRDYLSGWNRLIRVKQLIRALKK, from the exons A TGGACTGCCTGATCAGATTTCTACTCCTCCTGTCGCCTCTCTCAGGCCTGCTGGCAGTGCCGGTAGAGGTCCCGGTATTCGAGTTGGCTCAACCCTTCTGGGACAACGCTTGTGGAATCACGCCCTCTCCACCGCCCACCGACCTTATCGATTCTCTCGACTCTACGGAGGATGAGCAGGATGAATTCTCCGAGGGGAACATCAGCTGGCACGAGCAACTCGCCAAGAGTCTGCAGAAGGTGCGACACCAGTTGAAGACGGCGAGGGAGCTCCTCGTCTACAAGGAGTTCGACAAGCTTTACATAGAG GTAAGGAGAGGAGTGCTGGACCGTCAGTACATCCCTAACTGGGTGCCAAGCAAGGGTGATGTGGAGGCAATCTTGGCTGTCGAAACCTTCACCGCCAACGAG ATCGCGAGGTACTTGCCTGTTTTGCTAACAGACCTCCAAAAGTTCGCAGTCGCCTTCGAGCAGATCTACAGGGACGAGTACCTCAGCTACGACTACTCCCCGAGACAACAGGCTCTACACGACCTCATCGGCACGCTCAAACAG ACGCTGTGCGAGATAGAGTCTGCTCTGTGGTCCTTGGATCTTTCCTTTGGCCCCGCAGTAGGCCGCACCATCATGTCCCAGAAGGAACGGGACGTCCCGGACTTCACTCACAGGATGATCCGGGACAACGGGGTCTTGTTCAAGTATCGCGACTACCTGTCCGGCTGGAACCGCCTCATCAGGGTCAAGCAGCTCATAAGAGCGCTCAAAAAGTAA